DNA sequence from the Flavobacterium lipolyticum genome:
TATGCCAGATCAGTCTCAAGCGCTTCAACTGGTTGCGTTACCGATAAATAATTTTACAATAATAATTTCAAAAAACAATGACAATATCAATAAAATAACAAAGTTCAATTGCAATAAAAAGTAGAAATGTAAAGAATCAGTTTGAAATTGATTTTAACATTGCCATTGATTTTTGAAATTGATTTTTGACATTGAAAAAACAATATACTATGAAAATATCAGGGGCAGAAGCCGTTATAAGATGTTTGTTAGCAGAAGGAGTAGACTTACTTTATGGTTATCCGGGAGGAGCAATCATGCCGGTTTACGATGAATTATATAAATTTCAGGATCAGTTACACCACGTGTTGGTACGTCACGAGCAAGGTGCTACACATGCCGCACAAGGATATGCCCGAGCTACAGGAAAAGTAGGGGTAGCCATTGCAACTTCAGGGCCGGGAGCAACCAATTTAATAACCGGAATTGCAGATGCTCAAATCGATTCAACCCCAATGGTTTGTATCACAGGTCAGGTAGGGAAGCACTTGTTAGGATCTGATGCTTTTCAGGAAACGGATATCATTGGAATTTCGACTCCGGTAACCAAATGGAATTATCAGGTAACCGAAGCTTCGGAAATCCCTGAAATTATTGCAAAAGCATTTTACATCGCACGTTCCGGACGCCCGGGACCTGTATTAATTGACATTACGAAAAATGCTCAGTTTGACCAATTAGAATTTAGTTATGAAAAATGTACCGGAATCAGAAGTTATACTCCGGTTCCGAAACTAAAATTAGATAAAGTGGCCGAAGCTGCTGCTTTAATCAATAGCGCTAAAAAGCCTTTTATTGTTTTTGGACAGGGGATTATTCTGGGAAAAGCGGAAGCCGAATTTAAAGCTTTACTTGAAAAATCAGGAATTCCAGCTGCCTGGACCATTTTAGGACTATCAGCCTTGCCAACAGACCATCCCTTAAACGTGGGAATGCTGGGAATGCACGGGAACTATGGCCCAAATTTGCTAACCAACGAATGTGATGTCTTAATTGCTTTCGGAATGCGTTTTGACGACCGCGTTACCGGAAACCTGAATACTTATGCCAAACAGGCAAAAGTAATTCACTTCGAAATTGATCCTGCCGAAATTGATAAAAATGTAAAAACAGAAATAGCTGTTCTTGGAGATGTAAAAGAAGCCTTAACCGCTTTATTACCATTAATCGAAGCAAAATCACATGATTTATGGCATAACAAATTTAAAGAGCTAAAGGAAATCGAGTACGATTCCGTTATAAAAGAAGAATTAAACCCAACCAATAATAAAGGAATTTCAATGGGAGAAACCATAGAAATGATAAACAAACACTCAAAAGGTGATGCTATTATTGTCTCTGATGTTGGGCAGCATCAAATGTTTGCCTGCCGTTATGCAAAATTCAATTCTACCAAAAGTAACATTACCTCAGGTGGATTGGGAACGATGGGATTTGCTTTACCGGCAGCCATCGGAGCTAAAATGGGAAAACCGGATCGTGAAGTTGTGGCTATAATTGGTGATGGCGGTTTTCAAATGAACATACAAGAATTGGGGACCATTTTTCAGACTAAAGTACCTGTAAAGATTGTTATCCTAAACAACGAATTTTTGGGAATGGTGCGTCAATGGCAGGAGCTGTTTTTTGATAACAGATATGCTTCTACTAAAATGATCAATCCAAATTTTGTTGCGATAGCCGAAGGATATTATATTAAATCTAAAAAAGTAACACAAAGAGAAGATTTAGATGCAGCCGTTGCCGAAATGCTGGCTTCAAAAGATTCCTATTTCTTAGAAGTTATGGTAGAGAAAGAAAATAACGTATTCCCAATGATTCCAACGGGTGCATGTGTTTCTGAAATTAGATTAAGCTAAAATTAAAGTTTCATGTTTCAATTTTTTTGAGTTTCAAGTTGTAAAACGTGAAACCTGAAACTTGAAACAAATAAAACTAAAAAAAATGGAAAACAGAACATTTACCATATCGGTATACTCAGAAAATAATGTAGGATTGTTAAACAGGATATCAGGAATATTCTTAAAGCGTCACATTAACATATTAAGCTTAAACGTTTCTGAATCAGAAATAGAAAGTGTTTCCAGATTCATTATTGTTGTGGAAACAACAGAGAAATGGGTCAAAAATATTGTCGGGCAAATCGAAAAGCAAATTGAAGTGATAAAAGCATTTTATCATACAGATGAAGAAACCATCTATCTGGAAAACGCTTTATTTAAAATTGCATCAAGCCTGTTGTTTGATGAAAAACAAATTCAGAACATCATCAAGGACAGTCAGTCTACAATTGTCACGGTTTCCCGCGATTTCTTTGTGATTTCTAAATCGGGGAGACGTTCAGAAATCGAAGATTTGTATACCAAATTCAAACCTTATGGCATTATGCAGTTTGTTCGCTCAGGAAGGATATCTGTTTCAAAAGAAAAAATGGAAATTTCAACAATGTTAGAAACATTCAAATAGTATTATTTCATCTATTAACCAATTATTAAATACAACATTCATTAAATATTTTTAAAAAAAATGGCAAATTATTTCAACACATTACCACTTAGATTACAATTAGAACAATTAGGCGTTTGCGAATTTATGGAGCAATCAGAATTTGCAGACGGAATTTCGGCTCTGGCAGGAAAAAAGGTTGTCATTGTAGGCTGTGGAGCACAAGGTCTGAATCAGGGTTTAAACATGAGAGATTCCGGTTTAGACATTTCATACGCGTTGCGTGCAGATGCAATTGCAGAGAAAAGAGCATCTTATAAAAATGCCACTGAAAACGGATTTAAAGTAGGTACTTATGAAGAATTAATTCCAACTGCCGACTTAGTTTGTAACTTAACTCCTGACAAACAACATACTGCTGTAGTTACTGCCATAATGCCTTTAATGAAAAACGGAGCTACATTATCATATTCTCACGGATTTAATATTGTCGAAGAAGGAATGCAAATCCGTAAAGACATCACTGTAATTATGTGCGCGCCAAAATGTCCTGGTTCTGAGGTTCGTGAAGAATACAAAAGAGGATTTGGTGTTCCTACACTAATCGCTGTTCACCCGGAGAATGATCCAAACAATTTTGGTTTAGATCAGGCTAAAGCTTATGCTGTAGCCACCGGAGGCCATAAAGCAGGAGTTCTGAAATCGTCATTCGTAGCCGAAGTAAAATCAGATTTAATGGGAGAACAAACCATTCTTTGCGGGTTATTACAAACCGGTTCTATTTTATGTTTCGATAAAATGGTGGAAAAAGGAATCGACAAAGCCTATGCTTCAAAATTGATTCAATATGGATGGGAGACCATTACTGAAGCCTTAAAACATGGAGGTATCACCAATATGATGGATCGTCTTTCCAACCCAGCAAAAATTGAGGCTTACGAAATTGCTGAAGAATTAAAAGACATTATGAGGCCGTTATTCCAAAAACACCAGGATGACATTATCTCAGGAGAATTCTCCAGAACCATGATGATCGACTGGGCAAATGATGATGTAAACTTACTAAAATGGAGAGCTGCAACAGGAGAAACTAATTTCGAAAAAACAGCTCCACAAGAAGCTCCAATTTCAGAGCAGGAATATTTTGATAACGGAGTACTGATGATCGCAATGGTAAAAGCGGGGGTAGAATTGGCTTTCGAAACCATGACTGAGGCTGGAATTATCGAAGAATCAGCTTATTATGAATCATTACACGAATTACCTTTGA
Encoded proteins:
- the ilvN gene encoding acetolactate synthase small subunit, whose protein sequence is MENRTFTISVYSENNVGLLNRISGIFLKRHINILSLNVSESEIESVSRFIIVVETTEKWVKNIVGQIEKQIEVIKAFYHTDEETIYLENALFKIASSLLFDEKQIQNIIKDSQSTIVTVSRDFFVISKSGRRSEIEDLYTKFKPYGIMQFVRSGRISVSKEKMEISTMLETFK
- the ilvB gene encoding biosynthetic-type acetolactate synthase large subunit produces the protein MKISGAEAVIRCLLAEGVDLLYGYPGGAIMPVYDELYKFQDQLHHVLVRHEQGATHAAQGYARATGKVGVAIATSGPGATNLITGIADAQIDSTPMVCITGQVGKHLLGSDAFQETDIIGISTPVTKWNYQVTEASEIPEIIAKAFYIARSGRPGPVLIDITKNAQFDQLEFSYEKCTGIRSYTPVPKLKLDKVAEAAALINSAKKPFIVFGQGIILGKAEAEFKALLEKSGIPAAWTILGLSALPTDHPLNVGMLGMHGNYGPNLLTNECDVLIAFGMRFDDRVTGNLNTYAKQAKVIHFEIDPAEIDKNVKTEIAVLGDVKEALTALLPLIEAKSHDLWHNKFKELKEIEYDSVIKEELNPTNNKGISMGETIEMINKHSKGDAIIVSDVGQHQMFACRYAKFNSTKSNITSGGLGTMGFALPAAIGAKMGKPDREVVAIIGDGGFQMNIQELGTIFQTKVPVKIVILNNEFLGMVRQWQELFFDNRYASTKMINPNFVAIAEGYYIKSKKVTQREDLDAAVAEMLASKDSYFLEVMVEKENNVFPMIPTGACVSEIRLS
- the ilvC gene encoding ketol-acid reductoisomerase, producing the protein MANYFNTLPLRLQLEQLGVCEFMEQSEFADGISALAGKKVVIVGCGAQGLNQGLNMRDSGLDISYALRADAIAEKRASYKNATENGFKVGTYEELIPTADLVCNLTPDKQHTAVVTAIMPLMKNGATLSYSHGFNIVEEGMQIRKDITVIMCAPKCPGSEVREEYKRGFGVPTLIAVHPENDPNNFGLDQAKAYAVATGGHKAGVLKSSFVAEVKSDLMGEQTILCGLLQTGSILCFDKMVEKGIDKAYASKLIQYGWETITEALKHGGITNMMDRLSNPAKIEAYEIAEELKDIMRPLFQKHQDDIISGEFSRTMMIDWANDDVNLLKWRAATGETNFEKTAPQEAPISEQEYFDNGVLMIAMVKAGVELAFETMTEAGIIEESAYYESLHELPLIANTIARKKLFEMNRVISDTAEYGCYLFDHACKPLLTEFMKTVETNVIGKPFSTSNGVDNATLIAVNKEVRQHPIEEVGAWLRESMTAMKKIG